Below is a genomic region from candidate division KSB1 bacterium.
CAGCGCGGTGATGTTGGGATCCGTCGGCTCAACGCCAGGGGGATAGAACTCATTATAGGCCACATCCGAGGTGTAATATTCGTCGCCCAGCCCAGCGAACGAATGGCCGAACTCGTGGATGAACACTTCTTCGCTCAGTTGGTTATCCACAGTGGAGATGGCATAAAAATTATAGATCCCGCCGCCGCCGTAACGCGGGGAGTTCACCAGAATGACGATGGCATCGTATGGCACACAGGCTGCGATGTCGTGGATCGTTCGATTATCTTCGGTCAACAAATAGCGATCCAGGTCCAGAGCATTGAACGAGGAATTCAAACTGGTCTCTTTGAAAATGCCCTCACGCGGCTGATCCACGCCGCTCTCTGGCGATGGCCGAAACACGCCGTAGATATTAAAGCGATCCTTCAGCCGATCGTAAGGTGCCACTGCAAACAGGGCTTTGATGAACCGATCCACGTCCTGTTTGAATTTATCGAACTCTTGAGCGGTGTATCCCTCGGCGAGAAAGGCGAGATCGACTTTGCTATGCGGGTGACCATTTTTCAGCGCCTCGTAGATCCAATCGCCAGAATCGGTATTCTCCCTGTTGATATGATAATCGGCAGGATCGATTCGGTATTGAAACAGCGGCTCGAGGATATTTTGCCGATTGCGGCGCTCAAACACCAATAGCACTGGCTTTTTCGGACAGGGGATCAGCACCGTCTCATGATAGGTTCGCTTGATGCCCTGAATGGCAGGATTGGTGGTGGTATATTCGCCAAAATAGGTGGCATATCCTCTTGAATAGATGAGACGATTGG
It encodes:
- a CDS encoding M64 family metallo-endopeptidase, with the translated sequence MRKSVVLVLFFIIPFATFSQTPIQFDDYFLDQTLRVDYYHIGDAKEEFITIDQLYLQGLWAGNPKHLIDPFNHGKYEIKVYDIASNRLIYSRGYATYFGEYTTTNPAIQGIKRTYHETVLIPCPKKPVLLVFERRNRQNILEPLFQYRIDPADYHINRENTDSGDWIYEALKNGHPHSKVDLAFLAEGYTAQEFDKFKQDVDRFIKALFAVAPYDRLKDRFNIYGVFRPSPESGVDQPREGIFKETSLNSSFNALDLDRYLLTEDNRTIHDIAACVPYDAIVILVNSPRYGGGGIYNFYAISTVDNQLSEEVFIHEFGHSFAGLGDEYYTSDVAYNEFYPPGVEPTDPNITALLDPENIKWKDLVSPGISIPTNWGKEEFEALQAELQKNRKEMREQLDKLEKSGAPKSKIDKVRADFQKKIDAINKQMDQVREKYRHLEDKVGAFEGAGYSAKGLYRPMMNCLMFGNRERKFCLVCQRAIQRMIEFYSE